Proteins from one Congzhengia minquanensis genomic window:
- a CDS encoding oxaloacetate decarboxylase subunit alpha gives MANTKNKLYITDTILRDAHQSQAATRMRIEDMLPACSILDDIGYWSLECWGGATFDACMRFLNEDPWERLRTLKKAMPKTKLQMLFRGQNILGYKHYADDVVEAFCRKSIENGIDVVRIFDALNDTRNMQAAIKFVKANGGMVEAALSYTVSPVHNEDYFVKLAIELEKMGADVICIKDMANLLLPFNAYSLVKKLKENVGVPIHLHTHNTTGTGDMTYLMASQAGVDIVDCALSPLGNGTSNPATESLVATLQGTDRDTGLDLTKLSKAAAHFRGVAARLQAEGILDPKVLRVDTNTLLYQVPGGMLSNLISQLKQANAEDKYYDVLEEVPRVRKDFGYPPLVTPTSQIVGSQAVLNVLAGERYKMVTKESKGLLRGEYGRLPAPVNEEVRKKAIGDDEVITVRPADLIAPELEKYKEETKGIAKCEEDVLSYALFPQVAQKFFAERGKPKAEGKTEPKAADAKQAAKVDETGARILYVEDVSN, from the coding sequence ATGGCAAACACAAAAAACAAGTTATATATCACTGACACCATTCTTCGTGACGCCCATCAGTCCCAGGCGGCAACCAGAATGAGAATTGAAGATATGCTGCCGGCTTGCTCAATTTTAGACGATATTGGATATTGGTCTTTAGAGTGCTGGGGCGGCGCAACGTTTGACGCGTGCATGCGGTTTTTGAACGAAGACCCATGGGAGCGGCTGAGAACGTTAAAAAAAGCAATGCCGAAAACAAAGCTTCAAATGCTGTTCCGCGGACAGAATATTTTAGGATATAAACACTATGCGGACGATGTTGTGGAGGCGTTTTGCAGAAAATCCATTGAAAACGGCATTGATGTAGTTCGAATTTTCGACGCGCTGAACGACACCAGAAACATGCAGGCCGCCATAAAGTTTGTAAAGGCAAACGGCGGCATGGTTGAGGCGGCGCTTAGCTACACCGTTAGTCCGGTACACAATGAGGACTATTTTGTGAAGCTGGCAATTGAGCTTGAAAAAATGGGCGCAGACGTAATCTGCATTAAAGACATGGCAAACCTTTTACTGCCCTTTAACGCATACAGCCTGGTGAAAAAGCTCAAGGAAAATGTGGGCGTTCCCATTCATCTGCACACGCATAACACCACCGGCACGGGAGATATGACCTATCTCATGGCATCACAGGCCGGCGTTGATATTGTGGACTGCGCCCTGTCGCCTTTGGGCAACGGCACTTCAAACCCGGCTACGGAAAGCCTGGTTGCAACCTTGCAGGGAACAGACCGCGATACAGGCCTTGACTTAACCAAGTTAAGCAAAGCTGCGGCGCACTTCAGAGGCGTTGCGGCAAGGCTTCAGGCAGAAGGGATTTTAGATCCCAAGGTTTTGCGGGTAGACACCAACACGCTGCTGTATCAGGTGCCCGGCGGTATGCTTTCCAATCTGATTTCACAGCTCAAGCAGGCCAACGCTGAGGATAAATATTACGACGTTTTAGAAGAAGTTCCTCGTGTTAGAAAAGACTTTGGCTATCCCCCGCTGGTTACTCCTACTAGCCAGATTGTTGGCTCTCAGGCCGTTTTAAACGTGCTTGCAGGGGAACGGTATAAGATGGTTACGAAAGAGTCTAAAGGCTTACTTCGCGGCGAATATGGCAGGCTTCCTGCTCCTGTGAACGAGGAAGTGAGAAAGAAAGCCATTGGCGATGACGAGGTAATTACAGTTCGCCCGGCGGATTTAATTGCGCCGGAGCTTGAAAAATATAAAGAAGAAACAAAGGGCATTGCAAAGTGCGAGGAGGATGTGTTAAGTTACGCCCTGTTCCCGCAGGTTGCCCAGAAGTTTTTTGCTGAACGCGGCAAGCCGAAGGCGGAAGGCAAAACAGAGCCGAAAGCGGCCGACGCAAAGCAGGCGGCAAAGGTGGATGAAACCGGAGCTAGGATTCTTTATGTTGAAGACGTTTCAAACTAA
- a CDS encoding sodium ion-translocating decarboxylase subunit beta, which yields MILISFVLMYLAIVKKFEPLLLLPIAFGMLLTNLPGAGMYNAELFADGHVHWEMFGGKGNITPGLLDYLYLGVKLGIYPCLIFIGVGAMTDFGPLIANPKSLLLGAAAQLGIFLTFFGTRILFGFTPFEAASTGIIGGADGPTAIFVTSKLAPELLGPIAVAAYSYMALVPVIQPPIMKLLTTKKERMIEMKQLREVSKTEKIIFPIVVTAFVSLLLPSAAALIGSLMLGNLLRECGVAERLSKTVQNELMNIVTVFLGISVGATATADIFLTMKTIQIIIMGVVAFGFGTAGGVLLAKIMNLFLKNKINPLIGSAGVSAVPMAARVSQVVGQKENPRNFLLMHAMGPNVAGVIGSAIAAGAFLTLFMR from the coding sequence ATGATTTTAATTTCCTTTGTTTTAATGTATCTTGCAATCGTGAAAAAGTTTGAACCCTTGCTGCTCCTACCCATTGCATTTGGTATGCTGCTTACCAACCTGCCCGGCGCAGGAATGTATAATGCGGAATTATTTGCAGACGGGCATGTTCATTGGGAGATGTTCGGCGGAAAGGGCAACATTACGCCGGGGCTTTTGGATTATTTATACTTAGGCGTAAAGCTGGGAATTTATCCCTGTCTGATATTCATTGGTGTCGGCGCAATGACGGATTTTGGTCCTTTAATTGCAAACCCCAAGAGCCTGCTTTTGGGCGCAGCTGCACAGCTGGGTATTTTCTTAACCTTTTTTGGCACAAGAATATTGTTTGGATTTACACCTTTTGAAGCGGCGTCAACCGGCATCATCGGCGGTGCAGACGGCCCGACGGCAATTTTTGTTACGTCGAAGCTGGCGCCGGAACTGCTTGGTCCGATAGCCGTTGCAGCATATTCTTACATGGCGCTGGTTCCGGTTATTCAGCCGCCGATTATGAAGCTGTTAACGACGAAAAAGGAACGTATGATTGAAATGAAACAGCTTCGCGAGGTTTCCAAAACGGAGAAAATTATATTCCCCATTGTGGTTACAGCGTTTGTTTCGCTGCTTCTTCCCTCTGCCGCAGCATTAATCGGAAGCTTAATGCTTGGCAACCTTCTGCGGGAATGCGGCGTGGCCGAGCGTTTGAGTAAAACCGTTCAGAACGAGCTGATGAACATTGTTACTGTTTTCTTGGGTATTTCTGTTGGCGCAACTGCTACGGCTGACATTTTCCTGACAATGAAGACCATTCAGATTATTATCATGGGAGTTGTCGCATTTGGATTTGGAACTGCCGGCGGTGTGCTGCTCGCGAAGATTATGAACCTGTTCTTAAAGAATAAAATCAATCCGCTCATTGGCTCTGCCGGTGTTTCGGCTGTTCCCATGGCGGCCCGTGTGTCGCAGGTTGTGGGACAGAAAGAAAACCCGAGGAACTTCCTTCTCATGCATGCCATGGGCCCCAATGTTGCCGGTGTTATCGGCTCTGCAATTGCGGCCGGTGCATTTTTAACACTGTTCATGAGATAA
- a CDS encoding helix-turn-helix domain-containing protein, translated as MLKSAVFSGLSDSEAQKMMTCLGAKEEKFNITETIMSYNGNSEDIGVVLSGTAELVTYDYDGNRMILERYDKNSVFGQLFAPFSGIDEPAVIAAENCEVMFFKYRKVISQCVNACESHTIFLDNMLCLLTEKLRAQANHIEVLSKRSLRGKLMAFFEIQAREKQLSSFTLPFSLYTLADYLSIDRSAMQREMKKMREEGLIKSKGKKIELCKKI; from the coding sequence GTGTTAAAATCGGCTGTTTTCAGTGGTTTGAGCGATTCTGAGGCCCAAAAAATGATGACTTGCCTGGGCGCAAAAGAAGAAAAATTTAATATAACTGAAACAATAATGTCATATAACGGAAATTCCGAAGATATTGGCGTTGTCCTTTCCGGCACGGCGGAACTGGTAACTTACGACTACGACGGCAACAGAATGATTTTGGAACGGTATGACAAGAATTCTGTTTTCGGCCAGCTGTTTGCGCCCTTTTCCGGCATTGACGAACCGGCGGTAATTGCCGCAGAAAACTGCGAGGTAATGTTTTTTAAATATCGGAAAGTCATTTCCCAATGCGTAAACGCCTGCGAAAGCCATACCATTTTTTTAGACAACATGCTTTGCCTGCTCACAGAAAAGCTCCGCGCCCAGGCAAACCACATTGAGGTGCTGAGCAAGCGCAGCCTACGGGGCAAACTCATGGCCTTTTTCGAAATCCAGGCCAGGGAAAAACAATTAAGCAGCTTCACCCTGCCCTTTTCCCTCTACACGCTGGCGGACTATTTGAGTATTGACAGAAGCGCCATGCAGCGGGAAATGAAAAAAATGCGGGAGGAAGGGCTCATAAAATCCAAAGGAAAAAAAATTGAGCTTTGCAAAAAAATCTAA
- a CDS encoding AraC family transcriptional regulator produces MMNQNLHKFHEIIEYIEQHLLSDINAAALARMANLSVYEFRRVFSFLAGVPIGEYIRKRRLSQAAEELQAEGVSITDAALKYGYHSPSSFTRAFKEFHGFAPENIKRNENNLKMFTRLELSLCMTGGTNLSYRAVHDDEFCVCGVVGESDLSDSECCEHVWNKFYESEHADSILKQSGEKLYAVYQNGKKSVTCHIGARSAIGGQFNFVQIPAGLWLCFDVFGSEDAKINAFYHNILFEFFKSSRYKRDEKVPNLEIFPVNMEEDNFKWEIRIPVKLEDKVKEYEND; encoded by the coding sequence ATGATGAATCAAAATCTGCATAAGTTTCACGAAATAATAGAATATATTGAACAACATCTGTTATCGGACATCAATGCCGCTGCGCTTGCACGGATGGCAAATTTATCGGTTTATGAATTCAGGAGAGTTTTTTCCTTTCTTGCAGGAGTTCCAATTGGGGAATATATCAGAAAAAGGCGACTTTCCCAGGCTGCCGAGGAATTGCAGGCAGAAGGGGTTAGCATAACCGATGCTGCATTAAAATATGGTTATCATTCGCCGTCCTCTTTTACAAGGGCATTTAAAGAATTTCATGGTTTTGCTCCTGAAAATATAAAAAGAAACGAAAACAATTTGAAAATGTTTACCAGGCTGGAACTGAGTTTATGTATGACGGGCGGAACGAACCTATCTTACCGCGCCGTTCATGATGACGAATTTTGTGTTTGCGGCGTGGTGGGGGAATCAGATCTTTCAGACAGCGAATGCTGTGAACATGTATGGAATAAGTTTTATGAGAGCGAGCATGCAGACAGCATTTTAAAACAAAGCGGCGAAAAACTGTATGCTGTGTATCAAAATGGAAAGAAATCTGTAACCTGCCATATCGGCGCCAGATCAGCAATTGGCGGGCAGTTTAATTTTGTGCAAATTCCGGCAGGGTTGTGGCTGTGCTTTGATGTTTTCGGCTCTGAAGACGCTAAAATCAATGCTTTTTATCACAATATCCTTTTTGAATTTTTTAAATCTAGCCGTTATAAGAGAGATGAGAAAGTTCCCAATCTTGAAATTTTTCCCGTAAATATGGAGGAAGATAATTTTAAATGGGAGATTAGAATTCCGGTGAAGCTGGAGGACAAGGTGAAAGAGTATGAAAACGATTAA
- a CDS encoding FAD-dependent oxidoreductase encodes MKTIKTDVCVVGAGAGGFGCVYRLLKNGINTVVVEKNKDFGGTAVFCGVDGWEPGVSLDGAHLLLKEKLQKMNQGAAVLEAVPNCNLFFPENGMNWENHSFEQYPWGLSMPSNFHYSDTLKRCRSLRKDGSMKRFQFEGAAMTKAMHQVLAPYQNKLSALFGYEFYACEKSGRNIRSVTVKNGGESIRIVADFYIDATGDIILSREAGCAVAMGSESKYRYQEPSAGEKDSRQMNAVTYVFRVSPAANPNHIDEMPVRYQKVDISAWKAYKMKRTVSCFCLYPNHDINVNMLPTMEGAEYIDFGEAADEVGKARVYSYWKYLQTEKNMNGYSLTKIFSAGVRESYRLIGKYVLNENDVRAGLFSQPKRGRTVAIADHALDVHGTSGMCRELEYPYEIPLECTMPREVDNLFVASRGASFSHIAAASARLTRTILSLGEGVGEYVAEQINSGLYFKNV; translated from the coding sequence ATGAAAACGATTAAAACAGATGTGTGCGTGGTGGGGGCAGGTGCAGGCGGGTTCGGATGCGTTTACAGATTATTGAAAAACGGCATCAACACCGTTGTTGTTGAAAAAAACAAGGACTTTGGCGGTACCGCAGTTTTTTGCGGGGTCGACGGCTGGGAGCCGGGTGTCAGTTTAGACGGTGCGCATCTTCTTTTAAAAGAGAAACTGCAAAAAATGAACCAGGGCGCGGCTGTACTGGAAGCAGTTCCGAACTGTAATTTGTTCTTTCCCGAGAACGGAATGAACTGGGAAAATCATTCGTTTGAGCAATATCCCTGGGGATTGTCTATGCCGTCGAACTTTCATTATTCCGATACGTTAAAAAGGTGCAGAAGCCTGAGAAAAGACGGCAGCATGAAACGGTTTCAATTTGAAGGAGCCGCAATGACCAAGGCCATGCATCAAGTTCTTGCTCCGTATCAGAATAAGCTTTCGGCCCTTTTTGGATATGAATTTTATGCGTGCGAAAAATCTGGGCGAAACATTCGATCTGTGACAGTGAAAAACGGTGGGGAAAGCATTCGGATTGTGGCGGATTTCTATATTGATGCAACCGGCGACATCATTCTTTCGAGAGAAGCAGGCTGTGCGGTGGCAATGGGGAGTGAGTCTAAATATCGTTACCAGGAACCGTCGGCAGGGGAAAAAGACAGCAGGCAGATGAATGCCGTTACCTATGTGTTCAGGGTATCGCCGGCAGCGAACCCAAACCACATTGATGAAATGCCGGTACGATATCAGAAAGTCGATATTTCAGCGTGGAAAGCGTATAAAATGAAACGCACTGTTTCCTGCTTTTGCCTTTACCCAAATCACGATATTAATGTCAATATGCTACCTACCATGGAGGGGGCAGAATATATAGACTTCGGCGAAGCAGCAGATGAAGTTGGAAAAGCAAGGGTTTATTCGTACTGGAAGTATCTCCAAACGGAAAAAAACATGAACGGCTATTCGCTGACGAAGATTTTTTCTGCCGGGGTTCGCGAAAGCTACCGGTTGATTGGAAAATATGTGTTAAATGAAAATGACGTCAGGGCAGGACTGTTCAGCCAGCCCAAAAGGGGACGAACCGTTGCAATTGCCGACCATGCACTGGACGTTCATGGAACCAGCGGCATGTGCAGGGAACTGGAATATCCTTACGAAATCCCTCTTGAATGCACGATGCCGAGGGAGGTTGACAATCTTTTTGTGGCATCAAGAGGCGCCTCGTTCAGTCATATTGCGGCGGCAAGCGCACGGCTGACCAGAACGATACTGTCGCTTGGAGAAGGTGTGGGAGAATATGTTGCTGAACAAATTAACAGCGGGCTCTATTTCAAAAATGTATAG
- a CDS encoding SDR family oxidoreductase codes for MGRIVVITGATSGYGLAAAKKFKENGDTVIVASRNAEKVKQTVDQYSFDCGFSVDVTSYSQWLELKDYVIDKFGKIDLLVNNAGGGVAIKETTELEPAEIDHILKLNLNSVIYGSKLFGTVMKHQRSGMIINISSVCARHCWGGWSVYAAAKAGVLNFTKGLYVELQPYHVRATCIIPAAASTGFQKGAGIDAVEESLSAEDIANAVFYAANQPEGAVVEEMTVWGTSQRVEPL; via the coding sequence ATGGGCAGGATTGTTGTTATAACAGGCGCCACAAGCGGTTATGGTTTGGCCGCGGCAAAAAAGTTTAAGGAAAACGGCGATACGGTTATTGTTGCTTCGAGAAATGCGGAAAAAGTAAAACAAACTGTTGACCAGTATTCGTTTGACTGCGGGTTTTCCGTTGATGTTACGAGCTACAGCCAGTGGCTTGAATTAAAGGATTATGTAATTGACAAATTTGGGAAGATAGACCTTCTTGTAAACAACGCTGGCGGCGGTGTTGCCATTAAGGAAACAACGGAGCTTGAACCGGCAGAAATTGACCACATTTTGAAGCTTAACCTCAACAGCGTTATATATGGCTCTAAATTGTTCGGCACAGTAATGAAGCATCAACGAAGCGGCATGATCATCAATATTTCTTCGGTCTGCGCCAGGCATTGCTGGGGCGGATGGAGTGTTTATGCCGCGGCAAAGGCAGGCGTGCTTAACTTTACCAAAGGCTTGTATGTTGAGCTTCAGCCTTATCATGTAAGGGCGACCTGTATTATTCCGGCCGCCGCAAGCACAGGCTTTCAAAAAGGTGCGGGAATTGATGCGGTAGAGGAATCGTTATCCGCAGAGGATATTGCAAACGCTGTATTTTATGCTGCAAACCAGCCGGAAGGCGCCGTTGTGGAAGAAATGACCGTGTGGGGAACATCCCAGCGCGTTGAGCCGCTTTAA
- a CDS encoding GNAT family N-acetyltransferase has protein sequence MTNKEIYDIARKQSAIDIGCSAEDFLKQENKVVISKKNPRARKYLELPFFCSLVSYGNNIVAAVDERAAELAGDYINKYSIEQCFETPCLHVLEKSLAPFGMKICFMAEYFLPDVNVLRELPCPYEVRMLKPKDFEGLYLPQWSNALCEKRKQLDVLAAGAFYHGELIGLAGCSADCEEMYQIGIDVLPKYRRQGVASALTSKLALEILALGKVPFYCAAWSNIKSVNNAIKCGFRPAWVELTAKPEAFVWQMTLRE, from the coding sequence ATGACAAACAAAGAGATTTATGATATTGCCAGAAAACAGTCGGCCATTGACATTGGCTGCAGCGCGGAAGATTTTTTAAAACAGGAAAACAAAGTGGTAATTTCAAAGAAAAATCCCCGGGCCAGAAAATATTTAGAGCTGCCGTTTTTTTGCAGCCTGGTTTCCTACGGGAATAATATTGTGGCCGCGGTAGATGAGCGTGCCGCAGAGCTTGCAGGCGATTATATCAACAAATATTCCATTGAACAGTGCTTTGAGACGCCATGTCTGCACGTTTTAGAGAAAAGCCTTGCGCCCTTTGGCATGAAAATTTGCTTCATGGCGGAATATTTTCTGCCGGATGTAAATGTATTGCGCGAGCTTCCCTGCCCCTATGAGGTTCGGATGTTAAAGCCGAAGGATTTTGAAGGGCTTTATCTGCCCCAGTGGAGCAACGCGCTGTGCGAAAAGCGCAAACAGTTAGACGTGCTGGCGGCAGGCGCATTTTATCATGGGGAACTGATTGGTCTTGCGGGCTGTTCGGCAGACTGTGAGGAGATGTATCAAATCGGCATTGACGTTCTGCCAAAGTACAGACGGCAGGGGGTGGCCAGTGCGCTGACGTCGAAGCTGGCCTTAGAAATTCTTGCATTGGGAAAGGTGCCGTTTTACTGCGCCGCGTGGTCGAATATTAAATCGGTGAACAATGCCATAAAATGCGGTTTCCGCCCGGCGTGGGTGGAGCTTACGGCAAAACCGGAGGCGTTTGTTTGGCAAATGACCTTAAGAGAGTAA